A section of the Candidatus Thermoplasmatota archaeon genome encodes:
- a CDS encoding electron transfer flavoprotein subunit alpha/FixB family protein, which translates to MMRNIWVLAEHTDCKLKRVTFELLTKGREICAAVGGTLCAVLIGSGVESMVPDLQKWTSKVWVVDHPSLENYTPDAYAKAMTTLFEKERPIMLLLAASSNGRDLAPKLAARFDGALASSCTEVVMDGGRLVAVRPVLGETAFVRVGFKSPLQIMTVRPNVIPVAEPESPSNGTVEKVDVTFDEKDLRTKVLEVTKAAGKVELTEASIIVSGGRGMGGPENFKMLEELADVLGAAIGASRSAVDAGWRPHSEQVGQTGKVVNPTLYIACGISGAIQHLAGMKTSRWIVAINKDPEAPIFKMANFGIVANLFDVVPKLAEEIKVMKTD; encoded by the coding sequence ATGATGAGGAACATATGGGTTTTGGCTGAACACACGGACTGCAAGCTGAAGAGGGTCACGTTCGAGCTCCTGACGAAGGGCAGGGAGATCTGTGCGGCGGTAGGCGGCACGCTCTGCGCCGTACTCATCGGGTCCGGCGTGGAGAGCATGGTCCCTGACCTGCAGAAGTGGACGAGCAAGGTCTGGGTTGTGGACCACCCCTCTCTGGAGAACTACACCCCGGATGCGTACGCGAAGGCCATGACTACGCTTTTCGAGAAGGAGAGGCCCATCATGCTGTTACTGGCCGCATCGAGCAATGGAAGGGACCTCGCTCCGAAGCTCGCGGCCCGCTTCGACGGCGCCTTGGCATCTTCCTGCACGGAAGTGGTGATGGACGGCGGCCGGCTCGTTGCGGTCCGCCCAGTACTGGGAGAGACGGCCTTCGTAAGGGTCGGGTTCAAGAGCCCGCTCCAGATCATGACTGTCCGCCCGAATGTGATCCCCGTTGCCGAGCCGGAGAGCCCGTCCAACGGGACGGTAGAGAAGGTCGATGTCACATTCGATGAGAAGGACCTGCGGACCAAGGTCCTCGAAGTCACGAAAGCAGCGGGGAAGGTCGAGCTCACCGAGGCGAGCATCATCGTCTCGGGCGGAAGAGGGATGGGGGGTCCTGAGAACTTCAAGATGCTCGAGGAGCTGGCAGACGTCCTGGGCGCGGCGATAGGTGCTTCCCGTTCGGCGGTCGACGCAGGATGGAGACCGCACTCCGAGCAGGTCGGACAGACGGGGAAGGTCGTCAACCCGACGCTGTACATAGCCTGCGGAATCTCTGGCGCGATCCAGCACCTGGCGGGAATGAAGACGTCCAGATGGATCGTCGCCATAAACAAGGACCCGGAGGCCCCGATATTCAAGATGGCCAACTTCGGAATAGTCGCGAATCTGTTCGATGTCGTTCCCAAGCTGGCGGAAGAGATCAAGGTGATGAAGACCGATTAG
- a CDS encoding vitamin B12-dependent ribonucleotide reductase, which produces MTHSGSSDDSIAQKGEEWAPVADLTGNAIAVLERRYLKKNDVGEVIETPQEMYVRVARNIAHADGLYDEHADTEKTAKEFYKMMTALEFVPNSPTLMNAGRDLQQLSACFVLPIEDSMESIFQALKDTALIHKSGGGTGFSFSALRPKNDVVLSTKGVSSGPVSFMGVFNAATEAVKQGGTRRGANMAILRVDHPDILQFITSKRDNTAITNFNISVGLTEEFMDALQKDGEYELINPRNRKVIGKMKAKEIFDLIVDMAWTNGEPGIIFLDRLNEGNPTPELGVIESTNPCGEQPLLPYESCNLGSINLSRMVVNGEIDWGKLKDTVHKAVHFLDNVIDMNSYPLETIEEMTQGNRKIGLGVMGFADLLIMLGIRYDSQEATDVAEKAMSFIETESRKASVELARTRGVFPNFTGSIFDVPGGERVRNATTTTIAPTGTISIIAGCSGGIEPLFAVSFIRTVMDDDKLVEVNSLFKERAMKEGFYSEELMKKIADRGSIHGMDDVPDHIQKLFVTAHDVSPEWHIGMQAAFQRHTHNAVSKTVNFPNSATREDISRVYKLAYDLGCKGVTVYRDGSRDAQVLSTGQTTKSKEEAERKLHPRPRPSITMGSTIKMRTGCGTLYVTINEDEHGVCEVFSQMGKSGGCAMSQSEAVARLISLALRSGVRVEPLIRQIKGIRCPSPLMGKGGIILSCPDAVGKALERYMKRKHAMEAGEPIEEATTLDRFAPEPIFSGNVVGVCPDCGAALVHEGGCMVCRSCGYSKCG; this is translated from the coding sequence ATGACTCACTCAGGCTCATCAGATGATTCCATCGCTCAGAAGGGTGAGGAATGGGCTCCCGTTGCGGATCTCACGGGCAATGCCATCGCGGTTCTGGAAAGGAGATACCTCAAGAAAAACGATGTTGGAGAAGTGATAGAGACCCCACAGGAGATGTACGTGAGGGTCGCACGGAACATCGCTCATGCAGACGGACTCTACGACGAGCACGCGGACACCGAGAAGACAGCGAAAGAGTTCTACAAGATGATGACGGCCCTCGAGTTCGTGCCCAATTCCCCGACGCTCATGAACGCCGGACGGGATCTGCAGCAGCTCTCTGCGTGTTTTGTGTTGCCGATCGAGGACTCGATGGAGAGCATCTTCCAAGCCCTCAAGGACACGGCCCTCATACACAAGAGCGGAGGCGGTACAGGTTTCTCCTTCTCAGCGCTGCGCCCGAAGAACGACGTTGTCCTCTCCACCAAAGGCGTCTCGAGCGGTCCCGTCTCGTTCATGGGGGTCTTCAACGCCGCCACGGAGGCCGTGAAACAGGGGGGGACCCGCCGGGGGGCCAACATGGCAATACTCCGCGTGGATCATCCCGACATACTCCAGTTCATCACAAGCAAGCGAGACAACACGGCGATAACCAACTTCAACATCTCCGTCGGCTTGACAGAGGAATTCATGGATGCCCTGCAGAAGGACGGTGAGTATGAACTCATCAACCCACGGAACCGTAAGGTAATCGGGAAGATGAAGGCGAAGGAGATATTCGACCTCATAGTCGACATGGCGTGGACCAATGGGGAGCCTGGGATAATCTTCCTCGATCGGTTGAATGAGGGCAACCCCACGCCGGAGCTGGGCGTGATAGAGAGCACGAATCCATGTGGCGAACAGCCGCTACTTCCGTACGAATCCTGCAATCTCGGGTCGATTAACCTCTCAAGGATGGTCGTGAACGGTGAGATCGATTGGGGCAAGCTCAAGGACACGGTCCACAAGGCCGTTCACTTCCTTGATAACGTCATCGACATGAACAGCTACCCACTGGAGACGATCGAGGAAATGACCCAGGGGAACAGGAAGATCGGCCTCGGTGTCATGGGCTTCGCTGATCTGCTTATCATGCTCGGGATTCGGTACGACTCCCAAGAAGCGACGGACGTGGCGGAGAAAGCCATGAGCTTCATCGAGACGGAGTCCAGGAAGGCATCCGTGGAACTCGCAAGGACCCGCGGCGTGTTCCCGAACTTCACCGGGAGCATCTTCGACGTTCCCGGCGGGGAGAGGGTGCGGAACGCGACCACGACGACGATAGCACCCACGGGCACAATCAGCATCATCGCTGGATGTTCTGGCGGAATCGAGCCGCTCTTCGCGGTGTCGTTCATACGGACGGTCATGGACGACGACAAGCTGGTTGAGGTAAACTCCCTGTTCAAGGAGAGGGCGATGAAGGAGGGGTTCTACTCGGAGGAGCTGATGAAGAAGATCGCGGACAGGGGCTCGATCCACGGTATGGACGACGTTCCCGACCATATCCAGAAGCTGTTCGTGACGGCCCACGATGTGTCCCCTGAGTGGCACATCGGCATGCAGGCCGCGTTCCAGCGACATACGCACAACGCGGTATCGAAAACGGTCAACTTCCCCAACAGCGCGACGAGGGAGGACATATCCCGGGTGTACAAGCTCGCATACGACCTCGGCTGCAAGGGGGTCACCGTCTACCGCGACGGCAGCCGCGACGCACAGGTCCTATCGACTGGCCAGACGACGAAGTCCAAGGAGGAAGCCGAAAGGAAGCTTCATCCGAGGCCTAGGCCCTCGATTACGATGGGCTCCACGATTAAAATGAGGACGGGATGCGGGACGCTTTATGTGACGATCAACGAGGACGAGCACGGTGTGTGCGAGGTCTTCTCCCAGATGGGGAAGTCCGGTGGTTGCGCGATGTCCCAGTCCGAGGCTGTCGCGAGACTCATCTCACTCGCTCTACGGTCCGGGGTCCGGGTGGAGCCACTCATCAGGCAGATCAAAGGGATCCGCTGCCCCTCTCCTCTGATGGGAAAGGGCGGTATCATCCTCTCCTGCCCAGACGCAGTCGGGAAGGCCCTTGAGAGGTACATGAAGCGGAAGCATGCCATGGAGGCGGGCGAGCCCATAGAGGAGGCCACCACCCTGGACAGGTTCGCACCCGAGCCTATCTTCAGCGGGAACGTCGTGGGCGTTTGCCCAGACTGCGGAGCGGCCCTCGTTCACGAAGGCGGGTGCATGGTCTGCCGCTCCTGCGGGTACTCCAAGTGCGGTTGA
- a CDS encoding electron transfer flavoprotein subunit beta/FixA family protein codes for MNILVCVKQVPDTAIAIKLDAEQKSIDRSELTYVVNPFDEYAIEAGLQLKEKYGGEVTLVTMGPDRADEALRTGMAMGADKGVHISDPALEGSDTLVTAKVLATAIRGLPYDIVLCGKVATDDNSGQVGPALAELLGIPHISGATTLEVDDAAKKATATREIEGGFMRMEVPIPAVITAEKDLNAPRYPSLPGIMKAKAKPVDKKDVASLGMDPSSVGLAGSKIQPMGMSLPPEREAGRIIEGEAEEAAKELARLLRAEVKIL; via the coding sequence ATGAACATATTGGTGTGTGTGAAGCAAGTCCCGGACACGGCAATAGCCATAAAGCTGGATGCGGAGCAGAAGAGCATCGACAGATCGGAGTTGACATATGTCGTGAACCCCTTCGATGAGTACGCTATCGAGGCGGGACTGCAGCTCAAGGAGAAGTACGGCGGGGAGGTCACGCTCGTGACGATGGGTCCCGACAGAGCGGATGAGGCGCTCAGGACCGGAATGGCCATGGGCGCGGACAAGGGCGTCCACATAAGCGACCCTGCGCTCGAGGGATCGGACACGCTCGTGACGGCAAAGGTCCTCGCAACTGCGATCAGAGGCCTGCCGTATGACATCGTCCTCTGCGGGAAGGTCGCCACTGACGACAACAGTGGCCAGGTGGGGCCGGCGCTCGCGGAGCTGCTCGGGATCCCGCACATATCGGGGGCGACGACGCTCGAAGTGGACGACGCCGCCAAGAAGGCGACCGCCACAAGGGAGATAGAGGGCGGGTTCATGCGAATGGAGGTCCCGATCCCGGCCGTCATCACTGCCGAGAAGGACCTGAACGCGCCGAGGTATCCCTCGCTTCCAGGAATAATGAAGGCGAAGGCGAAACCCGTGGACAAGAAGGACGTGGCATCCCTGGGCATGGACCCCTCATCCGTCGGCCTGGCGGGCTCGAAGATCCAGCCCATGGGGATGTCCCTCCCGCCGGAGAGAGAGGCGGGGAGGATCATCGAGGGTGAGGCCGAGGAGGCAGCCAAGGAGCTGGCCCGCCTCCTGCGTGCGGAGGTGAAGATCCTATAG
- a CDS encoding Glu/Leu/Phe/Val dehydrogenase, with translation MATKELNPFKIAQRQLKIATEKLGYPDEIYQALAEPMRTLEVSLTIRMDDGGLRTFRGFRCQYNDVRGPCKGGIRYHPDETVDTVKALAAWMTWKCSVVNIPLGGGKGGIICNPKEMSPGEIERLSRAYIDQVGRIIGPAKDVPAPDVYTNPQIMAWMMDEFSKLHGYNVPGVITGKPIPVGGSEGRGDATARGCVYTTREAAKKLDVDLKGATVAVQGFGNAGQYCALLMEELVGSKTVAVSDSRGGIVNMDGIDPKKIVEWKTNTGAVSGFEGTEEISNKDLLEMDVDVLMPAALENVITKDNAGDVKAKIIGEAANGPTTPDADDILYKNGNFVVPDFLCNAGGVTVSYFEGVQNAMNYYWEEDDVHQKLDKIMTKAFYDVYDAHEKHSVHMRTAAYLVAIERVVEVMKLRGML, from the coding sequence ATGGCAACGAAAGAACTGAACCCGTTCAAGATAGCGCAGAGGCAGCTGAAGATCGCGACAGAGAAGCTGGGCTATCCTGACGAGATATATCAGGCTCTCGCGGAGCCCATGAGGACGTTGGAGGTCAGCCTAACGATCCGGATGGACGACGGAGGTCTGAGGACCTTCAGGGGTTTCAGGTGTCAGTACAATGACGTCAGGGGCCCGTGCAAGGGGGGGATAAGGTATCATCCGGACGAGACCGTGGATACCGTGAAGGCCCTGGCCGCGTGGATGACGTGGAAGTGCAGTGTGGTCAACATCCCTCTTGGAGGGGGCAAAGGCGGAATAATCTGCAATCCCAAAGAGATGTCACCCGGTGAGATCGAGAGACTGAGCAGGGCGTACATAGACCAGGTGGGTAGGATAATCGGACCTGCGAAGGATGTTCCCGCTCCCGACGTCTACACGAACCCGCAGATAATGGCCTGGATGATGGATGAGTTTAGCAAACTGCACGGTTACAACGTTCCCGGGGTCATAACCGGCAAGCCCATTCCGGTGGGTGGCTCAGAGGGCAGAGGGGACGCCACTGCGCGGGGCTGCGTGTACACGACCCGAGAGGCGGCCAAGAAGCTCGATGTAGACCTCAAAGGGGCGACGGTGGCGGTGCAGGGCTTCGGAAACGCAGGCCAGTACTGCGCGCTGCTCATGGAGGAGCTGGTGGGAAGCAAGACGGTCGCTGTCAGCGACTCACGCGGCGGCATTGTGAACATGGACGGGATCGACCCAAAGAAGATCGTCGAGTGGAAGACCAACACCGGGGCGGTCAGCGGGTTCGAGGGCACCGAGGAGATAAGCAACAAGGACCTGCTCGAGATGGACGTCGACGTTCTGATGCCCGCGGCGCTGGAGAATGTCATCACCAAGGACAACGCGGGCGATGTGAAGGCCAAGATAATAGGCGAAGCGGCCAATGGACCCACCACCCCGGATGCTGACGACATCCTCTACAAGAACGGCAACTTCGTGGTCCCAGACTTCCTGTGCAATGCGGGTGGCGTCACGGTCAGCTACTTCGAGGGCGTCCAGAACGCGATGAACTACTACTGGGAGGAGGACGATGTCCACCAGAAGCTGGACAAGATAATGACGAAGGCCTTCTATGACGTCTATGACGCGCACGAGAAGCACAGCGTCCACATGAGGACCGCCGCTTACCTGGTGGCGATCGAGAGGGTCGTCGAAGTGATGAAGCTCAGAGGAATGCTATAA
- a CDS encoding GIY-YIG nuclease family protein gives MKGAYVLLIRLSEDRDIRIGALGTVSFPAGFYAYTGSSMVNLKKRVERHFRQEKKMKWHIDHFLREAEIVRAVLFPSDEREECGINRKVFETDRGTIVAKGFGSSDCSCEAHLAYFGRFQPHLEYPQERQTMHPPS, from the coding sequence GTGAAGGGCGCGTACGTTCTCCTCATCCGCCTTAGCGAGGACAGGGACATTAGGATAGGAGCGCTGGGCACGGTCTCCTTTCCCGCCGGATTCTACGCGTACACCGGCTCCTCGATGGTGAACCTGAAAAAGAGGGTGGAAAGGCACTTCCGCCAGGAGAAGAAGATGAAATGGCACATCGATCACTTCCTCCGCGAGGCGGAAATCGTGAGGGCCGTTCTATTTCCCTCGGATGAGAGGGAGGAGTGCGGCATAAACAGAAAGGTCTTCGAAACGGATCGTGGTACGATTGTTGCCAAGGGGTTCGGCTCGTCCGATTGCTCATGCGAGGCGCACCTGGCGTACTTCGGGAGGTTTCAACCGCACTTGGAGTACCCGCAGGAGCGGCAGACCATGCACCCGCCTTCGTGA
- a CDS encoding (Fe-S)-binding protein encodes METVMKDFYWVLWIASAITVAFFLYGVYRKWKLVKLGRKEERPGMWGTRIKALLSFGLIQRGTLREAFPGIFHSFIFWGFIVLAVGTSVVFTQEDLLVHLLFDELFLYGALALDVMGMVAIFGILMALFRRYVTKPKRLDNRREDAIVLVALLLILLTGYIVQGLRIATDDVDNMGPLCRTTAGLTGEDILERCQDPLYSPVGHAFGGFFLAVGISGGLAYDIWFGMWWFHLALAFATVAYIPYSKLLHMIASPWNIFWKNTRPYGEIPLIDVETAETFGVSRIEEFTQKQLLDLYACTRCGRCQDACPASTTDKPLSPKKVLQDLRDHLDEVGPKLVGLKEDKRGEVERPPIPGEVVKDDEIWACTTCRACQEVCPVFDEVLDKIVDMRRNLVLMESRFPQELMQFFQNMERNFNPWPIGWDTRADWAEGLDIKTMVDSPTDTLLWIGCMASFDDRNKKVSTAVAKVLKKAGVKFSILGTEEKCCGETLRRVGNEYQAQMLMKENVEILKKYGVKRIITPCPHCFNTFKNEYPQFGGEYEVWHHTEFIDKLVRDGKIKLKKTLDERSAYHDSCYLGRYNDVYDQPRSILKGVSKRGPSEFERTKNESFCCGAGGGRMWLEESIGTRINEERTQEALDSKLSLVATACPYCLTMLEDGLKAKDAVEGVKVKDVAELVSESLGL; translated from the coding sequence ATGGAGACGGTGATGAAGGACTTCTACTGGGTGCTGTGGATAGCCTCTGCCATAACGGTCGCGTTCTTTCTCTACGGAGTGTACAGGAAATGGAAGTTGGTCAAACTAGGCAGAAAGGAGGAGCGCCCCGGGATGTGGGGAACCCGCATAAAGGCCCTCCTGTCCTTTGGACTGATACAGAGGGGAACGCTCAGGGAGGCGTTCCCCGGCATATTCCATTCGTTCATATTCTGGGGGTTCATCGTTCTGGCGGTGGGGACATCGGTCGTGTTCACGCAGGAGGACCTCCTCGTCCACCTCCTCTTTGACGAACTGTTCCTCTACGGCGCCCTCGCGCTCGATGTGATGGGCATGGTCGCCATCTTCGGCATTCTGATGGCGCTCTTCAGGCGGTACGTCACCAAGCCGAAGAGACTGGACAACAGGAGGGAAGATGCGATCGTCCTGGTCGCTCTCCTTCTCATCCTCCTGACTGGATACATCGTGCAGGGACTGCGGATCGCAACTGATGACGTCGACAACATGGGCCCGCTCTGCAGGACGACGGCCGGGCTGACCGGTGAGGACATACTGGAGAGGTGCCAGGATCCCCTGTATTCCCCCGTTGGCCATGCCTTTGGGGGCTTCTTCCTCGCGGTCGGCATCTCGGGAGGCTTGGCCTACGATATCTGGTTCGGCATGTGGTGGTTCCACCTCGCGTTAGCGTTCGCCACGGTAGCGTACATACCATACTCCAAGCTCCTGCACATGATCGCATCGCCCTGGAACATCTTCTGGAAGAACACTAGGCCGTACGGAGAGATACCGTTGATAGACGTGGAGACGGCGGAGACGTTCGGCGTATCGAGGATAGAGGAGTTCACGCAGAAGCAGTTGCTGGACCTGTACGCGTGCACCAGATGCGGGAGGTGCCAGGACGCGTGTCCCGCCTCAACGACGGACAAGCCGCTCAGTCCGAAGAAGGTTCTCCAGGACCTGCGGGACCACCTCGACGAGGTCGGCCCGAAGCTGGTCGGGCTCAAAGAAGACAAGAGAGGCGAGGTGGAGAGACCGCCGATCCCGGGCGAGGTCGTGAAGGACGATGAGATATGGGCCTGCACAACATGCAGGGCATGCCAGGAAGTGTGCCCGGTCTTCGATGAGGTCTTGGACAAGATCGTGGACATGAGGAGGAACCTCGTCCTGATGGAGAGCAGGTTCCCGCAGGAGTTGATGCAGTTCTTCCAGAACATGGAGAGGAACTTCAATCCTTGGCCGATCGGATGGGACACAAGGGCGGACTGGGCGGAAGGCCTTGACATCAAGACAATGGTGGACTCGCCGACCGACACCCTCCTCTGGATCGGTTGCATGGCCTCCTTCGACGACCGGAACAAGAAGGTCAGCACCGCAGTGGCAAAGGTCCTCAAGAAGGCAGGCGTCAAGTTCTCCATACTCGGAACGGAGGAGAAGTGCTGCGGGGAGACACTGCGCAGGGTCGGGAACGAGTATCAGGCCCAGATGCTCATGAAGGAGAACGTAGAGATCCTGAAGAAGTACGGCGTGAAGAGGATAATCACCCCGTGCCCGCACTGCTTCAACACGTTCAAGAACGAGTACCCGCAGTTCGGCGGGGAGTACGAGGTCTGGCACCACACGGAGTTCATCGACAAGCTGGTCCGTGACGGCAAGATCAAGTTGAAGAAGACGCTCGATGAGAGATCCGCATACCACGACTCCTGCTATCTGGGCAGATACAACGACGTCTACGACCAGCCGAGGAGCATCCTGAAAGGCGTCTCCAAGCGCGGCCCGTCCGAGTTCGAGCGGACGAAGAACGAGTCCTTCTGCTGCGGTGCAGGCGGCGGGAGAATGTGGCTGGAGGAGAGCATCGGAACGAGGATAAACGAAGAGAGGACCCAGGAGGCCCTGGACTCGAAGCTGTCCCTCGTTGCCACGGCCTGTCCATACTGCCTTACGATGTTAGAGGATGGCCTGAAGGCTAAGGATGCGGTTGAAGGTGTGAAGGTGAAGGATGTAGCGGAGCTCGTTTCCGAGAGCTTGGGGTTATAG